One Catalinimonas alkaloidigena DNA window includes the following coding sequences:
- a CDS encoding gamma carbonic anhydrase family protein — translation MALIIPLRGTQPQFGKSCFLAENATIVGDVVMGDECSVWFNAVVRGDVHRIRIGHRTNIQDGAIIHCTYQKAPTIIGDEVSIAHSAIVHGCTLGNNVLVGMGAIVMDHAVVGDGAIIAAGAVVLAGTEIPAGTLYAGMPARLVKEVSEAQKAQFAQTARNYLMYARWYESGGQMTE, via the coding sequence ATGGCGCTGATTATTCCACTACGCGGTACACAACCGCAGTTTGGCAAGAGTTGTTTTCTGGCGGAAAACGCGACCATCGTTGGCGATGTGGTCATGGGCGATGAATGTAGCGTCTGGTTCAACGCCGTGGTACGCGGCGACGTTCACCGCATCCGCATCGGCCACCGGACCAACATCCAGGACGGCGCCATCATCCACTGTACGTACCAAAAAGCCCCGACCATCATCGGCGACGAGGTCTCGATTGCCCACAGTGCCATTGTTCACGGTTGCACGTTGGGCAACAACGTGTTGGTGGGGATGGGCGCGATTGTGATGGACCATGCCGTGGTGGGCGATGGGGCCATCATCGCGGCGGGTGCCGTGGTGTTGGCCGGAACGGAAATCCCTGCCGGCACGCTCTACGCCGGAATGCCCGCCCGGCTGGTAAAGGAAGTCAGTGAAGCCCAGAAGGCGCAGTTTGCGCAGACCGCCCGCAACTACCTGATGTACGCTCGTTGGTATGAGTCGGGGGGCCAGATGACGGAATAA
- the hemE gene encoding uroporphyrinogen decarboxylase, with amino-acid sequence MQLKNDLLLRAARGEAVERTPVWLMRQAGRILPEYRAVRNRLSGFIELAQTPELAAEVTIQPVDILDVDAAIIFSDILVIPEAMGLPYEMVEKRGPRFPETVQTAEDIGRLRIADAESDLGYVLEAIRLVKRELNGRVPLIGFAGAPWTIFAYMVEGSGSKTFSKAKRMLYNQPTLAHALLDMITESTIGYLQAQVRAGADLVQVFDSWAGLLSPAQYATFALPYLGRICDALPEVPVTLFAKGAFFARTELAQLNCRTIGLDWTMDPVESRRLVGPDKTLQGNLDPCVLYGSFEEIRQQTRHMLKAFGPQRHIANLGHGVYPDIDPEKVKCFVDAVKEESTRLQGVA; translated from the coding sequence ATGCAATTGAAAAACGATCTCCTGCTGCGGGCCGCCCGCGGTGAAGCCGTCGAACGAACGCCCGTCTGGCTGATGCGGCAGGCGGGGCGTATTCTGCCCGAGTACCGCGCCGTCCGCAACCGCCTCAGCGGCTTTATTGAACTGGCACAAACGCCGGAACTGGCTGCCGAAGTGACGATCCAGCCCGTCGACATTCTGGATGTGGACGCGGCAATCATTTTCTCCGACATCCTGGTGATTCCCGAAGCCATGGGCCTGCCGTACGAAATGGTTGAAAAGCGGGGGCCCCGTTTCCCGGAAACGGTGCAGACGGCAGAGGATATCGGGCGGTTGCGCATTGCCGATGCGGAGAGCGACCTGGGGTACGTGCTGGAGGCCATCCGCCTTGTAAAGCGCGAATTGAACGGGCGGGTCCCGCTCATTGGTTTTGCTGGCGCGCCGTGGACCATTTTTGCTTATATGGTGGAAGGCAGCGGTTCCAAAACCTTCTCCAAAGCCAAGCGCATGCTCTACAACCAACCGACCCTAGCGCACGCGCTTCTCGACATGATTACCGAAAGCACCATCGGCTATTTGCAGGCGCAAGTACGGGCCGGAGCCGACCTGGTGCAGGTGTTCGATTCGTGGGCGGGGCTGCTCTCGCCGGCGCAATACGCCACGTTCGCGCTGCCGTACCTGGGGCGGATTTGCGACGCTCTTCCCGAGGTACCGGTCACCCTTTTCGCCAAAGGCGCCTTTTTTGCCCGAACGGAACTGGCACAGTTGAACTGCCGCACCATCGGGCTCGACTGGACCATGGACCCGGTCGAATCACGGCGGCTGGTGGGACCGGACAAAACCTTGCAGGGCAACCTTGATCCGTGTGTGTTGTACGGTTCTTTTGAAGAGATCCGGCAGCAGACCCGACACATGCTGAAGGCATTCGGACCGCAGCGGCACATCGCCAACCTCGGCCACGGCGTCTATCCCGACATCGACCCCGAAAAAGTCAAATGCTTTGTAGACGCGGTGAAAGAAGAAAGCACCAGATTGCAAGGCGTAGCGTAA
- a CDS encoding sigma-54-dependent transcriptional regulator — protein sequence MAHILIIDDERSIRSTLKEILEYEKYQVDEAKDGEEGLEMFRKNQYDVVLCDIKMPKMDGMEVLEQAMAEGKDTQFIMVSAHGTIETAVDATKKGAFDFIQKPPDLNRLLLTVRNALDKSTLVTETKTLRKKISRKDEMVGESEPMMRVKDSIEKVAPTEARVLITGPNGAGKELVARALHKHSSRADKPMIEVNCAAIPSELIESELFGHEKGSFTSAVKQRIGKFEQANGGTLFLDEIGDMSLSAQAKVLRALQEHKITRVGGDKEIKVDVRVIAATNKDLRQEIEEKRFREDLYHRLSVILIHVPPLNERRNDIPLLVDKFLQDIANDYGNAPKVIQPEAMSYLQELNWTGNIRELRNVVERLVILSGPEISLDDARLYAGIGQ from the coding sequence ATGGCCCACATCTTGATCATTGACGACGAGCGCAGCATTCGCAGCACGCTGAAGGAAATTCTGGAATACGAAAAATACCAGGTCGACGAAGCGAAAGATGGGGAAGAAGGGCTGGAGATGTTCCGGAAGAACCAGTACGACGTGGTGCTGTGCGATATCAAAATGCCCAAGATGGACGGGATGGAAGTACTGGAGCAGGCCATGGCCGAAGGGAAAGATACGCAGTTCATCATGGTGTCGGCGCACGGAACCATCGAGACGGCGGTCGATGCTACCAAAAAAGGAGCGTTCGATTTCATTCAGAAACCACCGGATCTGAATCGTCTGCTGCTGACCGTCCGCAATGCCCTCGATAAATCGACGTTGGTCACCGAGACCAAAACGCTGCGGAAAAAAATCTCGCGCAAGGACGAGATGGTGGGCGAGTCGGAGCCGATGATGCGGGTGAAAGATTCGATTGAGAAGGTAGCGCCCACCGAAGCGCGCGTCCTGATCACCGGCCCGAACGGTGCCGGCAAAGAGTTGGTGGCGCGGGCGTTGCACAAGCACAGTAGCCGTGCCGACAAACCGATGATCGAAGTGAACTGTGCGGCCATTCCGAGCGAGTTGATCGAAAGCGAGTTGTTCGGTCACGAAAAAGGGTCGTTTACGTCGGCCGTGAAACAACGAATCGGCAAGTTTGAACAGGCCAACGGCGGCACGTTGTTTCTGGACGAAATCGGGGACATGAGCCTCTCGGCCCAGGCAAAAGTGCTGCGGGCTTTGCAGGAGCATAAAATCACCCGCGTGGGAGGCGACAAAGAGATCAAGGTAGATGTGCGCGTCATTGCCGCCACCAACAAAGACCTGCGACAGGAAATCGAAGAGAAGAGATTTCGCGAGGATTTGTACCACCGGTTGTCAGTCATCCTGATCCACGTGCCGCCCCTCAACGAGCGTCGCAACGACATTCCGCTGCTGGTCGACAAGTTTTTGCAGGACATTGCAAACGACTACGGCAACGCGCCCAAGGTGATACAGCCGGAAGCCATGAGCTACCTCCAGGAACTGAACTGGACCGGAAACATCCGCGAGTTGCGCAATGTGGTAGAACGGCTCGTGATTTTGTCCGGACCGGAAATCTCGCTCGACGACGCCCGGCTCTACGCGGGCATCGGGCAGTAA